In Polynucleobacter sp. MWH-S4W17, a genomic segment contains:
- a CDS encoding ferredoxin, with product MSFSHHLFFCLNQRANGEDCCDQHNAFALFDYAKKRVKELGLAGPGKIRVNKAGCLDRCADGPVMVVYPDGVWYTMVDVDDVEEIIQSHLIAGRPVERLQLV from the coding sequence ATGAGTTTTTCACACCACCTATTTTTTTGTCTCAATCAGCGCGCCAATGGTGAGGATTGTTGTGATCAGCACAATGCTTTTGCCTTATTTGACTACGCCAAGAAAAGAGTGAAAGAGCTTGGTCTTGCGGGCCCAGGGAAAATACGCGTGAATAAGGCGGGTTGCCTAGATCGCTGTGCTGACGGTCCTGTCATGGTCGTCTACCCAGACGGCGTCTGGTACACCATGGTTGATGTGGATGATGTTGAAGAAATCATCCAGTCTCATTTAATCGCAGGGCGTCCAGTAGAGCGCTTGCAATTAGTCTAG
- the lipA gene encoding lipoyl synthase: protein MTTNKPDTKTPIEARQDLNYDASRKQKSSEKTARIPIKIIPLTEVLKKPDWIRVKAASNNSRFSEIKKILRENELVTVCEEASCPNIGECFGKGTATFMIMGDKCTRRCPFCDVGHGRPDPLDTKEPANLARTIAALKLNYVVITSVDRDDLRDGGAMHYVDCISQSRELSPNTRIEVLVPDFRGRLDKALDIFAEHAPSGLPDVMNHNLETVPRLYKQARPGADYLHSLKLLKDFKERFPHVPTKSGLMVGLGETDEEILEVMRDMREHNIDMLTIGQYLAPSGHHLPVTRYVHPDVFKMFEEKAYEMGFSHAAVGAMVRSSYHADQQAHGAGVV from the coding sequence ATGACCACAAATAAGCCTGACACCAAGACACCCATCGAGGCGCGCCAAGACCTCAATTACGACGCATCACGTAAACAAAAATCGAGCGAGAAGACTGCGCGCATTCCGATCAAAATCATTCCTTTAACAGAGGTATTGAAAAAGCCTGATTGGATTCGGGTGAAGGCGGCCTCAAATAACTCCCGCTTTTCTGAAATCAAAAAGATTTTGCGCGAGAACGAGTTGGTAACCGTTTGCGAAGAAGCCAGCTGTCCCAATATTGGTGAATGCTTTGGTAAAGGAACTGCTACATTCATGATTATGGGTGACAAGTGCACGCGTCGCTGCCCTTTCTGTGACGTAGGCCATGGCAGACCAGATCCTCTTGATACAAAAGAGCCTGCTAATTTAGCGCGTACTATTGCTGCGCTCAAACTGAACTATGTGGTGATTACGAGCGTAGATCGTGATGATCTGCGTGATGGCGGTGCAATGCACTATGTTGATTGCATTTCTCAATCACGTGAACTCTCCCCGAATACTCGTATTGAAGTATTGGTCCCAGATTTTCGTGGCCGCCTAGATAAAGCGTTAGATATTTTTGCTGAGCATGCACCTAGTGGTTTGCCTGATGTGATGAATCACAACCTCGAAACGGTGCCTCGTTTATACAAACAGGCTAGACCGGGTGCAGATTACTTGCATTCGTTGAAGCTCTTGAAAGACTTTAAAGAGCGTTTCCCACATGTCCCTACTAAAAGCGGTTTGATGGTTGGCCTTGGTGAAACAGATGAAGAAATCTTAGAAGTGATGCGCGATATGCGTGAGCACAATATCGACATGCTCACTATTGGTCAGTATCTGGCCCCGTCAGGACATCATCTACCTGTTACGCGTTACGTTCATCCCGACGTCTTTAAGATGTTTGAGGAAAAGGCGTATGAAATGGGCTTCTCTCATGCGGCTGTAGGCGCTATGGTGCGCTCAAGCTATCACGCAGATCAACAGGCGCACGGAGCTGGGGTTGTTTAG
- a CDS encoding biotin--[acetyl-CoA-carboxylase] ligase, producing MTANCILERVTETKSTNDDLMSRWRAGELIDPVARIAHKQTAGKGRAGRAWLANPEDSLCFSLAFPFKRTPAELSGLSLLVGLAVIDGIAQACNLSEEELQQAGLQLKWPNDLLLNKHKLGGILIEGGQAKSGDLTWMVIGVGINLRNPETIEANLDTGLKVGSLAQLTKLLPDTEYLWLKLIASLEHSLAEFDLHGFKFYKERWMSWDAYRDQAVYISGAGKEAIYGIAKGVDETGALLLQQEKKIIAIHAGDVSLRIQS from the coding sequence ATGACTGCAAATTGCATACTTGAGCGCGTTACTGAGACTAAATCCACCAATGATGATCTTATGAGTCGCTGGCGTGCAGGGGAACTCATTGATCCAGTGGCTCGGATTGCCCACAAACAAACTGCGGGCAAGGGCCGGGCAGGCCGAGCATGGCTAGCCAACCCCGAGGACTCACTTTGCTTCTCTCTCGCATTTCCATTTAAAAGAACTCCGGCCGAACTCAGCGGACTGAGTTTATTGGTTGGTCTTGCAGTGATAGACGGTATTGCACAAGCTTGCAACCTGAGCGAGGAAGAGCTTCAACAGGCCGGCCTGCAACTGAAATGGCCCAATGACTTATTGCTGAACAAGCATAAACTCGGCGGCATCCTTATTGAAGGCGGCCAAGCAAAATCGGGTGATCTTACTTGGATGGTTATTGGGGTTGGTATTAACTTGCGCAATCCAGAAACAATTGAAGCAAATCTAGATACTGGACTGAAAGTGGGCTCACTTGCTCAGCTGACAAAATTACTTCCTGATACAGAATATCTCTGGCTCAAACTAATCGCCTCACTCGAACATAGTCTTGCAGAATTTGACCTGCATGGATTTAAGTTCTACAAAGAACGTTGGATGAGCTGGGATGCTTATCGAGATCAGGCCGTGTACATTTCGGGCGCTGGTAAAGAGGCTATTTATGGCATTGCAAAAGGTGTGGATGAGACAGGGGCATTACTATTGCAACAAGAAAAAAAAATCATCGCCATTCATGCGGGTGATGTTTCTTTGCGGATTCAATCATGA
- a CDS encoding VanZ family protein: MDQKDQRPRKLVWPLQAMPLARAMSLSYALLIIYVSLNPFDFDFQNGIFAWAWLDAPLPRFMTLFDVSVNILAYIPFGFLVMFAAYPRWRNYVALGIALSLSAGLALGVETLQSWLPTRIPSQMDWWANILGGLLGGLLAIPLGPQWLSGSAIRRRFDQWFGLNWAACALFLLFPWSQIYPQSSWLGTGVWGHAIFGSVDWGTVVINQVIQEAAITSLSWLGVALLLSLGLRTKAPQWRILNGLLGLTVMVKTLFTALQFGTEFSLIWFTAGALWGMVIGSILLRWALRFKQATKFWLALICLLGTTIAVNVLPDNPYFILTLRHWYQGRLLHFNELMQWVSVVWLPLALIWMVRSAVEFKPKH; this comes from the coding sequence ATGGATCAAAAAGATCAACGACCTCGGAAGCTGGTATGGCCACTACAGGCTATGCCCTTAGCGAGGGCTATGAGCTTAAGCTACGCGCTTTTGATCATCTACGTAAGCCTGAACCCCTTTGACTTTGATTTTCAGAATGGGATCTTTGCTTGGGCATGGTTGGATGCTCCTTTGCCTCGTTTTATGACTTTATTTGATGTATCGGTCAATATCTTGGCTTACATTCCATTCGGATTTTTGGTGATGTTTGCTGCCTATCCCCGTTGGCGTAACTACGTAGCTCTTGGAATTGCCCTTAGCTTGAGTGCTGGCCTGGCGCTAGGTGTAGAAACTTTGCAGTCTTGGCTGCCTACTCGCATACCGAGTCAGATGGACTGGTGGGCCAATATATTAGGAGGGTTGTTAGGTGGCTTATTAGCGATTCCGCTAGGACCACAATGGCTTTCTGGAAGCGCAATTCGTCGGCGCTTTGATCAATGGTTTGGCCTTAATTGGGCAGCATGTGCCCTGTTCTTATTATTTCCCTGGTCACAAATTTATCCACAAAGCTCTTGGCTTGGTACGGGCGTATGGGGGCATGCCATCTTTGGCTCCGTTGATTGGGGTACTGTGGTGATTAATCAGGTCATTCAAGAGGCGGCAATTACCTCGCTAAGCTGGCTTGGAGTGGCCTTGTTGCTCTCTCTGGGTTTGCGCACCAAAGCCCCCCAGTGGCGCATTCTCAATGGACTGCTTGGCCTAACAGTGATGGTAAAGACTTTATTTACCGCCCTTCAATTTGGCACTGAGTTTAGTTTGATCTGGTTTACAGCCGGCGCGCTCTGGGGAATGGTAATAGGTAGCATCTTATTAAGATGGGCCTTGCGATTTAAGCAAGCAACTAAGTTTTGGCTGGCTTTGATTTGCTTGCTGGGAACCACAATAGCGGTCAATGTTTTGCCAGACAATCCATATTTCATTCTGACGCTCAGACACTGGTATCAAGGACGCCTATTGCACTTTAATGAGTTGATGCAATGGGTTTCCGTAGTATGGTTACCTTTGGCGCTGATTTGGATGGTTCGAAGTGCCGTTGAATTTAAACCGAAACATTGA
- a CDS encoding DUF493 family protein, translating into MAEEKSLIEYPSLFPIKVMGKANPEYLPAIVHIAKQFDPTFDESKVEQRPSKDGNYLGITLPITATSREQLDELYRTLSTHPLVSVVL; encoded by the coding sequence ATGGCCGAAGAAAAATCATTAATCGAGTACCCATCCTTATTTCCCATCAAGGTCATGGGTAAAGCAAACCCAGAATATCTTCCAGCGATAGTGCATATTGCCAAACAATTTGATCCTACGTTTGATGAGAGTAAGGTTGAGCAGCGCCCTTCTAAGGATGGAAATTACCTCGGCATTACTTTGCCAATTACTGCTACTAGTCGTGAACAGTTAGATGAGCTGTACAGAACCTTGTCTACCCATCCATTGGTTAGTGTTGTTCTGTAA
- a CDS encoding alpha/beta hydrolase, with product MNSRTKVIQIEGIVGSMEMSIDLPDELKNDPAFAVRGLALVAHPHPLMGGTMDNKVAQTMARAFNQLGYVSVRPNFRGVGGTEGVHDDGVGELEDLLHVTDWMRTPSSWSQFEATANQSWIGGANTLPLVVSGFSFGSFVGSHLVQRLSELGRPAERLVMVGSAAGKWTLAPVPADTILIHGELDETIPLIDVLDWARPQELTVQVVPGADHFFHRRLHCIRNIITGAWLGMPDHRK from the coding sequence ATGAATAGCCGTACAAAAGTAATTCAGATTGAAGGCATTGTTGGATCAATGGAAATGTCTATTGATCTGCCAGATGAATTAAAAAATGATCCTGCATTTGCCGTTCGTGGCTTAGCACTTGTTGCACATCCCCATCCATTGATGGGTGGAACGATGGATAACAAGGTAGCGCAAACCATGGCACGTGCTTTTAACCAGTTGGGTTACGTGAGCGTGCGCCCAAACTTTCGTGGTGTAGGCGGAACCGAAGGCGTTCATGACGATGGCGTTGGTGAGTTAGAGGACTTGCTTCATGTAACCGATTGGATGCGAACACCATCAAGCTGGAGTCAATTTGAAGCAACTGCGAATCAATCCTGGATAGGAGGGGCGAATACTCTGCCGCTAGTAGTTTCAGGTTTTTCTTTTGGAAGCTTTGTTGGTAGTCACTTAGTGCAAAGGCTTTCAGAATTAGGCCGTCCAGCTGAGCGCCTGGTAATGGTGGGTAGCGCCGCAGGCAAATGGACTCTGGCGCCAGTACCCGCGGATACGATTTTGATTCATGGGGAGTTGGATGAAACCATTCCTTTGATTGATGTTTTAGATTGGGCGCGTCCGCAAGAGTTGACTGTGCAAGTAGTGCCTGGCGCAGATCACTTTTTCCATCGCCGCTTGCATTGCATTCGCAACATCATTACTGGCGCGTGGTTGGGCATGCCAGATCATCGTAAGTAA
- a CDS encoding accessory factor UbiK family protein: protein MQKPGEILEQIQRIANDMQNKVGDAIRNSPAQEIEKNVRAMMNQGFQKMDLVTREEFELQTKVLAKTREKLEALEAKVAALEKQ, encoded by the coding sequence ATGCAAAAACCAGGCGAAATCCTCGAACAAATCCAACGTATCGCTAACGATATGCAGAACAAAGTTGGTGATGCGATCCGCAATTCGCCAGCTCAAGAAATTGAAAAGAATGTACGCGCCATGATGAACCAAGGATTTCAGAAAATGGACTTGGTTACACGCGAAGAGTTTGAGCTACAAACTAAAGTGCTCGCCAAGACACGTGAAAAGCTAGAAGCGCTTGAAGCTAAAGTTGCTGCACTAGAAAAACAATAA
- a CDS encoding TorF family putative porin produces the protein MKTLQKTAISAAAVALLAGLSTVAFAADEPAAPEVSPVTANVTVTNNYIYRGISQSNYKPAIQGGFDYAHESGFYIGNWNSSISWVSDAGAAKSAPIEMDFYGGFKKELIAEGFASDFGILQYYYPTSGIIAGSVNPNTTEIYAAQNATFGPVTGFLKFSYALSNTFGFVSSTGSSYLDLTGNYDTGIWGITANAHVGMQRIAGQYYTAQQATASYTDWKLGLTKDFGGGLSASAAYVGTNVKQGSGGSYAYPSPTGRNLGGQTGIVSLTKTF, from the coding sequence ATGAAAACTTTGCAAAAGACAGCAATCTCTGCAGCAGCAGTAGCTTTGTTGGCAGGTCTTTCGACTGTAGCATTCGCGGCTGATGAGCCAGCGGCACCAGAGGTAAGCCCAGTTACAGCTAACGTTACCGTAACAAATAACTACATCTATCGTGGTATCTCACAATCAAACTACAAGCCAGCCATTCAAGGCGGCTTTGATTATGCCCACGAAAGTGGTTTCTACATTGGCAACTGGAACTCATCAATTAGTTGGGTGTCTGATGCTGGCGCAGCTAAGAGTGCCCCTATCGAAATGGACTTCTACGGTGGCTTTAAGAAGGAGTTGATTGCAGAAGGTTTTGCATCTGATTTCGGTATCTTGCAGTACTACTACCCAACTAGTGGAATTATTGCCGGTTCAGTGAATCCAAATACAACAGAAATTTACGCTGCTCAAAATGCAACATTTGGACCAGTTACTGGTTTCTTGAAATTCTCTTATGCATTAAGCAACACTTTCGGCTTTGTAAGCAGTACTGGATCAAGCTACCTTGATTTAACAGGCAATTACGATACTGGTATTTGGGGTATTACTGCCAATGCACACGTAGGTATGCAAAGAATTGCTGGCCAGTACTATACAGCTCAACAAGCTACTGCTAGCTACACTGATTGGAAGCTGGGACTTACTAAAGACTTCGGAGGCGGCTTGTCTGCTTCAGCAGCTTATGTTGGTACAAACGTTAAACAAGGTAGCGGCGGTTCATATGCTTATCCTTCACCAACTGGACGTAACCTTGGCGGTCAAACAGGCATTGTTTCACTCACAAAAACTTTCTAA
- the lipB gene encoding lipoyl(octanoyl) transferase LipB: MAALVKQLGLADYASTYEAMKLFTKERTNETPDEIWVLEHPPVFTLGLAGDAGNLHSPSNQIPLVQVDRGGEITYHGPGQIVVYLLLDLKRLGIFVKELVSRIEQALIDTLADFGIKAERHQGAPGIYVSQQPGVPSEWIGAKVAALGLKVSKSCSYHGLALNVATDLEAFQRIHPCGYEGLKTVDMQTLGIKDNVDTISQRLLQHLQKQLMPS, from the coding sequence ATGGCAGCTTTAGTAAAACAATTGGGTTTAGCAGATTACGCCTCTACGTATGAGGCGATGAAACTCTTTACTAAAGAGCGCACTAACGAAACGCCCGATGAAATTTGGGTCCTAGAGCATCCTCCTGTTTTCACTTTAGGTTTGGCGGGTGATGCGGGTAACTTGCATTCACCCAGCAATCAAATTCCACTCGTGCAAGTAGATCGGGGTGGAGAGATCACCTATCACGGGCCAGGCCAAATCGTGGTTTATCTTTTGCTAGATCTAAAGCGTTTGGGGATTTTCGTAAAAGAATTGGTCTCTCGTATAGAGCAAGCGCTGATAGATACGCTCGCAGATTTTGGGATTAAGGCTGAAAGGCATCAGGGGGCTCCAGGAATTTACGTCTCTCAGCAGCCAGGAGTACCCTCAGAATGGATTGGCGCTAAGGTGGCGGCCTTGGGCCTCAAAGTCTCCAAAAGCTGCTCCTATCATGGTCTAGCCCTGAATGTCGCTACCGATTTAGAGGCCTTTCAGCGTATCCACCCCTGTGGGTATGAGGGTTTAAAGACAGTCGACATGCAAACTCTTGGGATCAAGGACAATGTAGACACTATTAGCCAAAGGCTTTTGCAGCATTTACAAAAGCAACTGATGCCATCATGA